A single window of Salvia splendens isolate huo1 chromosome 6, SspV2, whole genome shotgun sequence DNA harbors:
- the LOC121808958 gene encoding uncharacterized protein LOC121808958 has product MVKCYMLASMSIVLQHQHQGMNTATEIMNNLNNLFGTQNLAAKSLAFRSIMTKVMKEASYHQFKLNFEMNKRAYTLAELLTELQSAEDLMVQIKAAMMSSRPSSSGSKLGKGKKNAQNVVAPNKTKGKKKRVNTNKKQSGKCFKCGEKGHWKPDCPKKANGSGNKVVE; this is encoded by the exons ATGGtgaagtgctacatgttggcttctatgtcaaTAGTACTTCAACATCAGCATCAAGGCATGAACACTGCTACTGAGATTATGAACAATCTTAATaacctttttggtactcagaatctaGCGGCTAAATCTTTAGCCTTTCGGAGCATCATGACTAAGGTTATGAAGGAGG CTAGCTATCAccagttcaagctcaatttcgagatgaacaagaGGGCTTACACTCTAGCTGAACTGTTGACTGAGTTACAGTCAGCGGAGGATCTTATGGTCCAGATAAAGGCTGCTATGATGAGTTCTAGGCCGTCTTCCTCAGGCTCTAAGCTAGGTAAGGGGAAGAAGAATGCCCAGAATGTTGTAGCACCAAACAAAACTAAGGGCAAAAAGAAACGGGTGAACACGAACAAGAAGCAAAGTGGCAAGTGTTTCAAATGCGgcgaaaaggggcattggaagccggattgtcctaaaaaggccAATGgctcag GTAACAAGGTAGTTGAATGA